The Planctomicrobium piriforme genome window below encodes:
- the mgtE gene encoding magnesium transporter has protein sequence MAHSIYHSLLLPDLQLMLLEHDEQGLREFSDALIPAVAAEVLEGLDPRQTWEVLSYSSPQRQAEIFSYLSIPAQVAIVDTIEPERLSRVIEEMSADDRVDLLERMDPEHVEQLLRYVAQAERADIRKLLSYPEQSAGSIMTTEYASLPSDITVHEALERLRLQAPTRETIYYIYITDESRHLIGFLTLRQLIQAKPSAKVGDIMQREVIAVRVDDDQEFVANEIARYSFIAIPVVDNQHRLVGIITHDDAAEVLQEEATEDAYLAGGVQPLDDGYVNTPFFELTWKRGMWLVILLGAASLTAQVLQYFEHGDGGNWMILFLPMVLASGGNAGSQSATLVIRALALDETRGRVRWIAWREARVGAVLGLVLAALSFTVARMMVDGQAAVVVSLTVLMVVAIGTLAGAMLPLALKRLGMDPAFMSNPLIAALSDMLGVVIYYNAARHLIGLF, from the coding sequence ATGGCCCATTCGATCTATCACTCGCTGCTGCTGCCCGACCTGCAGCTCATGTTGCTCGAACATGACGAACAGGGCCTGCGCGAATTTTCAGACGCCCTGATTCCCGCCGTCGCCGCCGAGGTTCTCGAAGGACTCGATCCCCGCCAAACCTGGGAAGTTCTGTCCTACAGCAGCCCCCAGCGCCAGGCCGAGATCTTCTCGTACCTGTCGATCCCCGCTCAAGTCGCCATCGTCGATACCATCGAGCCGGAACGCCTCTCCCGCGTCATCGAAGAAATGTCCGCCGACGACCGCGTCGACCTCCTCGAACGCATGGACCCCGAGCACGTCGAGCAACTACTCCGTTACGTCGCACAAGCCGAACGCGCCGATATCCGCAAGCTGCTCTCCTACCCGGAACAGAGCGCCGGGTCGATCATGACGACGGAGTACGCATCGCTCCCCTCCGACATCACCGTTCACGAAGCCCTCGAACGGCTGCGCTTGCAGGCCCCCACTCGCGAAACAATCTATTACATCTACATCACCGATGAATCCCGACACCTGATCGGGTTTCTCACCCTGCGGCAGTTGATTCAGGCGAAGCCCTCGGCCAAGGTCGGGGACATCATGCAGCGGGAAGTCATCGCCGTTCGCGTCGACGACGACCAGGAGTTCGTCGCCAACGAGATCGCGCGTTATTCGTTCATCGCGATCCCCGTGGTCGACAACCAGCACCGGCTGGTCGGGATCATCACCCACGATGATGCCGCTGAAGTGCTACAGGAAGAAGCGACGGAAGACGCCTACCTGGCAGGGGGGGTGCAGCCCCTCGACGACGGTTACGTCAACACGCCGTTCTTCGAGCTCACCTGGAAACGGGGCATGTGGCTCGTGATTCTGCTCGGCGCCGCATCGCTGACGGCTCAGGTGCTGCAGTATTTCGAACACGGGGACGGCGGCAACTGGATGATCTTGTTCCTGCCCATGGTTCTCGCCAGCGGAGGCAACGCCGGCTCGCAATCGGCCACGCTCGTGATTCGGGCACTCGCCCTCGATGAAACGCGCGGGCGGGTTCGCTGGATTGCCTGGCGCGAAGCCCGCGTCGGCGCGGTACTGGGACTGGTGCTTGCCGCGCTGTCGTTTACGGTCGCCCGGATGATGGTGGACGGACAGGCGGCCGTCGTCGTCTCTCTCACCGTCCTGATGGTCGTGGCGATCGGCACTCTGGCGGGCGCCATGCTGCCCCTCGCACTCAAGCGGCTGGGAATGGACCCGGCCTTTATGTCCAATCCGCTCATCGCCGCCCTGAGCGATATGCTGGGCGTCGTGATTTATTACAATGCAGCTCGCCATCTGATCGGTTTATTCTGA
- a CDS encoding phosphatase PAP2 family protein, which produces MDGLIDQLDAPPVTPRVTGLPRPPVTETSPPSITWRLPVTFLGLAVICFLFLDQPVGQFFSKRGLKGDLADAVNAAEHFGTPFGQLMILGSIAAVSCWRAGYVARILAGALAGGLAADVVKLLIARTRPRAFDYASTSMLPSFTELFPFGASGASYQSFPSAHTACAFAFAAMLTWAYPTGRRAFVIIACLAGLQRVCCGAHFLSDACAGAALGWVVGTLFFTWPPLSKSFDRLEAWWSNRLESRSRQTSSTESA; this is translated from the coding sequence ATGGACGGTCTCATCGATCAGCTTGACGCTCCGCCCGTCACCCCACGTGTGACGGGCCTGCCGCGTCCGCCTGTCACTGAAACCAGTCCTCCTTCGATCACCTGGCGACTGCCAGTGACGTTTCTCGGCCTGGCGGTGATCTGCTTTCTGTTCCTCGATCAGCCGGTCGGACAGTTCTTCTCGAAACGGGGACTCAAGGGCGATCTCGCAGATGCCGTGAACGCCGCCGAACACTTCGGCACGCCGTTCGGGCAACTGATGATTCTGGGATCCATCGCCGCCGTCTCCTGCTGGCGCGCCGGCTACGTCGCGCGGATACTTGCCGGGGCGCTCGCCGGAGGACTCGCTGCCGATGTCGTGAAACTGCTCATCGCGAGAACGCGACCTCGGGCCTTTGACTACGCGTCGACCTCAATGCTTCCCAGCTTTACGGAACTGTTTCCATTCGGAGCGAGCGGAGCGAGTTATCAGAGCTTCCCCTCTGCACACACCGCCTGTGCCTTCGCCTTTGCCGCCATGTTAACCTGGGCGTACCCGACAGGCCGTCGCGCCTTTGTCATCATCGCCTGCCTGGCCGGTCTGCAACGGGTTTGCTGCGGCGCTCACTTCCTCAGCGATGCCTGCGCCGGCGCGGCGCTCGGCTGGGTCGTCGGCACGCTCTTCTTCACCTGGCCCCCGCTGTCGAAATCCTTCGACCGCCTCGAGGCATGGTGGTCAAATCGCCTCGAAAGCCGCTCGCGACAGACTTCTTCGACAGAATCCGCATGA
- the queA gene encoding tRNA preQ1(34) S-adenosylmethionine ribosyltransferase-isomerase QueA gives MLSLDQINAYDYSLPEELIAQVPAERRDESRLLVVNRQSGSISHHRFRDLPELLRPHDLLVLNDTRVVPARLIGHRAATGGKWEGLFLRLEDDGAWRLIGQTRGTLRAGERLTLSPADPNAASPASQLDLILEARNGDGTWRVRPDSEVPAMTLLEQFGTLPLPHYMQRDAEIADRDRYQTTYAEKPGAVAAPTAGLHFTPEVFAACQTRQIETAHVTLHVGLGTFRPVSVDNLSEHRMHSEWCELSVKSAQQIADTKATGGRIVAVGTTSVRTLESVAQQGQLRAWQGETNLFIRPPFQFQIVDALITNFHLPRSTLLVLVCTFAGRELMLAAYEEAIRERYRFFSYGDAMLIV, from the coding sequence ATGCTCTCCCTGGATCAGATCAACGCGTACGACTACTCGCTGCCGGAAGAGCTGATTGCTCAGGTGCCGGCCGAGCGTCGTGACGAATCGCGATTGCTGGTCGTTAATCGCCAGTCGGGAAGCATTTCGCACCACCGCTTTCGTGACCTGCCTGAGCTCCTGAGACCCCACGATCTTCTCGTCCTCAACGACACTCGAGTCGTCCCCGCACGACTCATTGGGCACCGCGCCGCCACCGGCGGGAAATGGGAAGGACTCTTCCTGCGACTTGAAGATGACGGAGCCTGGCGACTCATTGGTCAAACCCGAGGCACGCTGCGGGCGGGCGAACGGCTGACATTGTCCCCTGCCGATCCCAATGCCGCGTCGCCTGCCAGCCAGCTCGATCTCATCCTCGAAGCCCGAAACGGCGACGGTACCTGGCGGGTGCGGCCCGATTCCGAGGTTCCCGCCATGACGCTGCTGGAGCAGTTCGGAACGCTCCCCTTGCCGCACTACATGCAGCGCGATGCCGAAATCGCAGACCGTGATCGCTATCAGACCACCTACGCCGAAAAGCCAGGCGCCGTCGCCGCCCCCACCGCCGGGCTGCACTTCACGCCAGAAGTCTTTGCCGCATGCCAGACCCGACAGATTGAGACCGCGCACGTCACCCTGCACGTCGGACTGGGAACTTTTCGTCCAGTAAGCGTCGACAATCTCTCCGAACACCGCATGCATTCCGAATGGTGCGAACTCTCCGTCAAATCTGCTCAGCAGATAGCGGACACGAAAGCCACAGGCGGTCGCATTGTCGCCGTCGGCACGACTTCTGTCCGCACATTGGAATCGGTCGCGCAGCAAGGTCAGCTCCGAGCCTGGCAGGGGGAGACGAACCTGTTCATCCGCCCACCTTTTCAGTTTCAGATCGTCGACGCCCTGATTACGAACTTCCATCTCCCCCGTTCCACCTTACTTGTGCTGGTCTGCACCTTCGCCGGCCGCGAACTGATGCTCGCCGCCTACGAAGAAGCGATTCGGGAGCGTTACAGGTTCTTCAGTTACGGCGATGCCATGCTGATTGTGTGA
- a CDS encoding DUF1207 domain-containing protein, whose translation MVLCIDALSEQGYNPQPARPRFTIADQSSPIMCGLPQKVPTFAIAMFCGTILLLANSGAAQTVPGAGIPYPSEPMYGECVGGECLPTMPMGDGCCSLLDCSNFLSPDWRWTFLPQGFLYHTYWASQAEPRLSSQIFGENHEGTLLDSTIGGRVGLVRFGQRYAEEGIQLDVLAGAKLRQDVDHEMDMVGTDYRFDIPLTYRKGSQAWKFGFYHVSSHVGDEYLIQHPGFDRLNYYRNSLYLGYSYYMVPEFRLYGEIDYGFDTDIAKPWNFQFGFDYGPAYATGIRGAPFFAINAHLRQELNYGGNVNMQGGWAWRGEGLASGTLRTGPFFYNGGSPQFSFYANNEQQLGWGLWYDF comes from the coding sequence ATGGTACTTTGCATCGACGCTTTGAGCGAGCAGGGATACAACCCTCAGCCAGCTCGCCCCCGGTTCACCATTGCCGACCAGAGTTCGCCGATTATGTGCGGATTACCACAAAAAGTTCCCACGTTTGCCATCGCGATGTTCTGCGGAACCATCTTGCTGCTGGCGAATTCCGGCGCTGCACAGACGGTTCCAGGCGCAGGGATTCCGTACCCGTCTGAGCCAATGTACGGCGAGTGCGTGGGAGGAGAGTGCCTGCCGACGATGCCGATGGGGGATGGCTGTTGCAGCCTGCTCGATTGCAGCAACTTTCTGTCGCCTGATTGGCGCTGGACTTTCTTGCCTCAGGGATTCCTTTATCACACCTATTGGGCGAGTCAGGCGGAACCGCGGCTGTCGTCACAGATCTTTGGCGAGAACCACGAAGGCACGCTGCTCGATTCCACGATCGGCGGTCGAGTCGGCCTGGTGCGGTTTGGTCAGCGTTACGCCGAAGAGGGGATTCAGCTCGACGTTCTGGCCGGCGCGAAGCTGCGACAGGATGTCGACCACGAAATGGACATGGTCGGAACCGATTACCGGTTCGACATTCCGCTGACATATCGCAAAGGTTCGCAAGCCTGGAAGTTCGGGTTCTATCACGTCAGCTCGCATGTGGGTGACGAATATCTGATCCAGCATCCTGGCTTCGATCGGCTGAACTATTACCGAAACTCGCTGTACTTGGGGTACTCGTATTACATGGTCCCCGAGTTTCGTCTGTACGGGGAAATCGATTACGGATTCGACACGGATATTGCCAAGCCGTGGAACTTCCAGTTCGGTTTCGACTACGGTCCGGCCTACGCCACTGGCATCCGCGGTGCCCCGTTCTTCGCGATCAACGCCCACCTGCGTCAGGAGCTGAATTATGGCGGCAACGTGAACATGCAGGGGGGCTGGGCCTGGCGGGGCGAAGGCCTCGCGTCGGGCACATTGCGAACCGGTCCGTTTTTCTACAACGGCGGCAGCCCGCAATTCTCGTTCTACGCGAATAACGAGCAGCAGTTGGGCTGGGGCCTGTGGTACGATTTCTGA
- a CDS encoding beta strand repeat-containing protein — MVRSHWLNQLRSRLGFRNPLSARLQRRRSDGLATAGHVRVEQFEARTLLSGGPSVLSISRSDNTPILTSSAVFTVTFSESVTGVDQTDFQIRKTGTVLTNPNLAVSQVSGSVYTVTVNGITGTGSLGLNLVYNGSIKNAANIPVLARLSFETDAQYKVGINATAVAAADVNRDGIVDLVTSNGENFATGSVSVLIGNGDGTFQNEVRYKVGAGASDILAVDLNKDGNVDLVTSNGNSVNLSVLMGNGDGTFQPEVKYQVGSIPRSLIATDLNNDGRLDIVTSNFYISTVSVLLGNGDGTLQGRQEYDTGPSPSDLIAADVNEDGQMDIVTVGGDSISTNVSILLGNGSGTLAAPQRFAAGNSPMSVTAVDLNGDNHLDLVTANTGANDVSVLLGNGNGTFQTQLKYTLPVGLSPVSIISSDVNQDGRPDIITANTSGTNGPTGSISVLLGVGDGTFFQPYTNTDVGFNCTSVILRDVNSDGLPDYIVSNSSTTNGTVSVVLGGVIGEVRGQRTLVVGTNPTAVAVADFNGDGNADVASANTGSSNLSILISNGEGTFQLPATYALGGSSPAAIYAEDINWDGNYDLIVANSGSGTISVLIGNGNGSFRAERVYTVGTNPRSIMVSDLDKDSYFDLVIGNFGSNDVSILMGTSTGVFDPAQNFNVGAAPQSVATGDFNNDGYLDVVTANSQANTVSLLPGVGNGTFLAPLQFAVASSPYSIISRDLNNDSISDISTANIDSDTVTVMLGDGDFGFGSKTTYSVRPGPASLIARDVNGDRKFDLITAHQKDGTVGIMLGNGDGTFQPQVLFGVGAGATSVAAGDINGDGFLDFATANSAENSVSVVLANSANVFYSPIYRVEPNSIPTAMFITRQVIGENRPVGTLVGTLSTNDTNVGDILTYTLVSGSGSSGNGKFTIDKDKLRSKAVFDYEQQSSYSIRVRVTDSTGASYEQVFVINVANENDPPVISGFDGILNYAQGSPQVTLDDNAAVSDQDSANFYAGVLTFEMTKNGSAQDRFVIRNGGTGAGQIGISGNAVTYGGVIIGRFSGGTGVSPLVITLNGQANSVSVTALLRSVQFRNLNPAPPAATKIVSVTLTDGDGGTSQITSKTIKFLTGTAPPVIGAFGGTVNYPAGTSGTLVDYDSTVTDTDSSNMDGGQLTVAITGNSAPSDLLTIRNQGTGSGQIGVSGSNVTYAGIVIGTFTGGSGSTPLVVTLNTSAYPDRVQALLRNVLFSNSSSTPPNSPRTVSVSLTDGDGGASPIVTKTVTIA; from the coding sequence ATGGTACGCTCGCACTGGCTGAATCAATTGCGGTCCCGGCTCGGGTTCCGTAACCCGTTATCCGCTCGTCTCCAGCGTCGCCGCAGCGACGGACTGGCGACTGCAGGGCATGTTCGCGTCGAGCAGTTCGAAGCACGTACGCTACTCTCTGGCGGGCCGTCGGTGTTGTCAATCAGTCGCTCGGACAACACTCCGATTTTGACTTCGTCGGCCGTGTTCACTGTGACGTTCAGCGAGTCGGTGACAGGCGTGGATCAGACTGATTTTCAGATCCGCAAGACCGGCACGGTGTTGACGAACCCGAATCTGGCGGTGTCGCAGGTGAGCGGGTCGGTTTACACCGTGACCGTGAACGGCATCACAGGAACGGGCTCCCTGGGACTCAATCTGGTTTACAACGGTTCGATCAAGAACGCGGCAAACATCCCAGTCCTGGCCCGATTGTCGTTCGAGACCGACGCCCAGTACAAGGTGGGCATCAACGCCACGGCCGTGGCAGCCGCCGATGTGAATCGCGACGGCATTGTCGACCTGGTGACCTCGAATGGCGAGAACTTCGCGACAGGTTCGGTGAGCGTGTTGATCGGCAATGGGGACGGCACGTTTCAGAACGAGGTCCGCTACAAGGTCGGGGCTGGAGCCAGCGATATTCTGGCGGTCGATCTCAACAAGGACGGCAACGTCGATCTGGTGACCTCGAACGGGAACAGTGTGAACCTCAGCGTCCTGATGGGCAACGGGGACGGCACGTTCCAGCCTGAAGTCAAATATCAGGTTGGAAGTATTCCACGATCGCTCATTGCCACGGATCTGAACAACGACGGCCGGCTCGATATCGTCACTTCGAACTTCTACATCTCGACGGTTAGCGTGCTGCTGGGTAACGGAGATGGCACTCTACAGGGACGGCAGGAATATGATACAGGCCCTTCACCGAGCGACCTGATCGCAGCGGATGTCAATGAAGACGGCCAGATGGATATCGTGACCGTTGGCGGTGATTCCATCAGCACCAACGTCAGCATTCTGCTGGGGAATGGCTCAGGGACTCTGGCCGCTCCTCAGCGGTTTGCGGCAGGCAATAGTCCTATGTCCGTTACGGCAGTCGATCTGAACGGAGACAATCACCTCGATCTCGTGACGGCGAATACCGGCGCCAACGATGTCAGCGTGCTGCTGGGGAATGGGAACGGCACCTTTCAGACTCAGCTCAAATACACGCTGCCGGTCGGACTATCGCCGGTTTCGATCATTTCCAGCGACGTCAATCAGGATGGCCGCCCGGATATTATTACCGCGAACACGTCCGGCACGAACGGTCCGACGGGGTCAATCAGCGTGCTGCTGGGAGTGGGGGACGGTACGTTCTTCCAGCCCTATACCAACACGGATGTCGGCTTCAACTGCACCTCCGTCATTCTGAGGGATGTGAATTCGGACGGACTGCCGGACTATATCGTTTCCAATTCCAGCACGACGAACGGAACCGTGAGCGTCGTGCTGGGCGGTGTGATCGGCGAGGTGCGTGGGCAGCGGACGCTGGTGGTCGGCACGAATCCCACTGCGGTCGCGGTGGCGGATTTCAACGGCGACGGAAATGCCGACGTGGCGTCGGCGAATACCGGCAGTTCGAATCTGAGCATCCTCATCAGCAACGGTGAAGGGACCTTCCAGTTGCCGGCCACCTATGCACTGGGGGGAAGTTCTCCGGCCGCCATTTACGCGGAAGACATCAACTGGGACGGCAACTACGACCTGATCGTCGCGAACTCCGGCAGCGGCACCATCAGCGTGCTGATCGGCAACGGCAATGGCAGCTTCCGCGCCGAACGGGTCTACACCGTTGGAACCAACCCCCGCTCGATCATGGTTTCCGATCTGGATAAAGACAGCTACTTCGATCTGGTGATCGGAAACTTCGGCAGCAACGATGTCAGTATTTTGATGGGAACCTCGACCGGGGTCTTCGACCCGGCCCAGAACTTCAATGTGGGTGCGGCGCCGCAATCCGTCGCCACCGGTGATTTCAATAACGACGGCTATCTTGATGTTGTGACTGCGAATTCGCAGGCGAATACGGTCAGTTTGCTGCCTGGGGTCGGCAACGGGACATTCCTGGCGCCGTTGCAGTTCGCCGTCGCGTCCTCTCCGTATTCGATTATTTCCCGCGATCTGAATAACGACAGCATTTCAGATATCTCGACGGCGAATATCGACAGCGACACGGTCACAGTGATGCTGGGCGATGGCGATTTTGGGTTTGGAAGCAAGACGACGTATTCAGTCCGTCCGGGGCCGGCGTCGCTCATTGCCAGAGACGTGAATGGCGACCGCAAGTTCGATCTGATCACCGCTCACCAGAAAGATGGGACGGTCGGCATCATGCTGGGGAACGGCGACGGAACGTTCCAGCCTCAGGTTTTATTCGGAGTTGGAGCAGGCGCCACTTCCGTTGCGGCGGGGGACATCAACGGCGACGGCTTCCTCGATTTTGCGACGGCCAATAGCGCGGAAAACTCGGTGAGCGTGGTGCTCGCGAATTCCGCCAATGTGTTTTACAGCCCAATCTATCGAGTCGAACCGAACAGCATCCCGACGGCGATGTTCATCACCCGTCAGGTGATTGGAGAGAATCGCCCGGTCGGAACATTGGTGGGAACGCTTTCCACCAACGACACCAATGTCGGCGACATCCTTACTTACACCTTGGTGTCGGGGAGCGGATCGTCCGGAAACGGCAAGTTCACGATCGACAAAGACAAGCTGCGATCAAAAGCCGTCTTCGACTACGAGCAGCAGTCGAGCTATTCGATTCGAGTTCGGGTGACCGACAGCACCGGTGCGTCATACGAACAGGTGTTCGTGATTAACGTCGCGAATGAGAACGATCCGCCGGTGATCTCGGGCTTCGACGGTATTCTGAACTACGCACAGGGGTCTCCCCAGGTGACTCTGGACGATAATGCCGCTGTGTCCGACCAGGATTCAGCCAACTTCTATGCCGGCGTCCTGACGTTTGAAATGACGAAGAACGGTTCAGCCCAAGACCGGTTCGTCATTCGCAACGGCGGAACCGGCGCAGGTCAGATCGGCATCAGCGGTAACGCGGTGACGTATGGAGGAGTGATCATTGGCCGGTTCAGCGGTGGGACGGGTGTTTCGCCGCTGGTGATTACGCTCAACGGTCAGGCAAATTCCGTCAGCGTGACCGCCTTGCTACGAAGCGTTCAATTCCGCAATCTCAACCCCGCTCCGCCAGCGGCGACGAAGATCGTCAGCGTAACGCTCACGGACGGTGACGGCGGCACCAGCCAGATTACGTCGAAGACGATCAAGTTTCTCACAGGTACGGCTCCGCCGGTGATTGGTGCGTTCGGCGGAACTGTGAACTACCCGGCGGGAACATCGGGGACGCTCGTGGATTACGACTCCACGGTCACGGACACAGACTCGTCCAACATGGACGGCGGCCAGTTAACTGTGGCGATTACCGGGAACTCCGCCCCGAGTGATTTGTTGACGATTCGCAATCAGGGGACTGGTAGCGGCCAGATCGGCGTCTCCGGCAGCAACGTGACATACGCCGGCATCGTGATCGGAACGTTTACCGGCGGCAGCGGCTCGACGCCGCTGGTCGTGACGTTGAACACATCCGCCTATCCTGACAGGGTGCAGGCGCTGCTGAGAAACGTTCTGTTCTCGAACAGCAGTTCCACTCCCCCGAACTCGCCGCGGACAGTCAGTGTCTCATTGACGGACGGCGACGGCGGAGCAAGTCCGATTGTGACGAAAACCGTGACGATCGCCTGA